The Archocentrus centrarchus isolate MPI-CPG fArcCen1 chromosome 12, fArcCen1, whole genome shotgun sequence nucleotide sequence GAATTATACCATTCTGTTTTCTAACTTTGTAACCTATTTTCCATGACTGTATTCAGGTTCTCTCTGGTTATTAATATTCATTATAGAGGTTTTGACAATTCTTCATCTACTTCTAGCAGGAATTTTAGGGACCACTGACTTTAAGTTGCTGCATATGATGTCAGGCTGGATTCCTCATGTTTCCAAAAGTGTAGGAAATTCACAATTTAGCCCTAGACTCTATTAAACCCCCTCTGAAAAGGTGAAGTGTTATATGTTATGCTGTTATATGTTCCTCTTCTCTGAGTATAAATGTTCACCTCTGAGGTCTAACCAGTTATATTTGTTAAATTTCAAGGTTCACTGCAAAGGCCTAAAATTTGTTATTTctgatttatataaaataatacttgAATTGGTTATCAGAAAAtttttataaaattaaaaaaaaaaaaaaaaaagttcaagaaATTTCACTGCTGGCTTCACCTTCCACTCTCTACAGATGTAGTAGTGAAtggacctgtccagggtgcatcTTGCCCTTCTCCCAGTGATGGCTGCGGTAGGTTTTAGAACCTCCAGTGACCTTTAATTGggtaagcagttaagaaaatggatggatttatgtATTAGTATCTTcagagaggctttttttttctttcgggTTTAAAAGGTTGCTAGAGCTGCACCTGTAAGTCGAAAAACGGGGCAAAATTATGTTTCGATGGTGTTACACAGAAAAGTGCCCGCCGTGAATTTTCTCCCGGTTCCTTCCAGGCTAAAGTTCCTACGAGTCACCAGCCATCTAATCTCATTGTACTGGAGTCCCAATGAAGGTGAGCGGTCTCTGTTTACCTGAGACACCTGTGCTCCTGTGTTgttaatacacacatttacgTCCGACGTCCGGCTGGGAGAGGACGAAAAACCAGCAGCTACAAGGTCAGTGACAAAAGGCGAAGCAGCTAGCCGCTGCTAACAGCGGTAACTTAACCGTCGTTTACCGTCATTAATGTTAGCTACCTGCGCTTCTCAACGCCAAAATCGGTTTTAGTTGGGACTTTAAATTTCTGTCAAGTTTCGCGTTACCAGAATTGTCTTCTCCTGTAACAGGTGTAGCTCCCAAACAGCTATTACTCTCACTTTTTTCTTAACCTTGATGTAAATCAGGTGTTCTTGTCTTTTACCGGTCCTGTTGCTCAGTCTTAATCTGATCTGTTCATGTAGGATGAAGGGGCTGCCTGTGTTGTCCCTGCTCCTCTGGATGTGTGCGGTGTTCTTCGTGGGCATCTACTTGTTCGTGGGTGGGTTCTTGCTGGTCAGGCTGGAGGTTAACAGGACCAGCACGTGTGGAGACGTGTTGGAGCCCGGAGAGGAGCCGGTGGACTTCTGTCGAGCTCAGCCGCGCTTCCGCAGGGTTGTCCTCCTCATCATCGACGCCCTGAAGATCGACTTCGCCAGGTATGACCCCCACAACGCGGCGCCGCGACCTTATGAGAATAAGCTACCTGTGCTGGAAGAGGCAgtgtcatccaggcctttacaAAGTCGCTTGTACCCCTTCCGTGCTGACCCACCTACGACCACCATGCAGAGGATCAAGGGTTTCACGACTGGATCTTTGCCGACCTTTGTAGATGTAGGTAACAACTTTGCATCCAGTGCCATCTTGGAGGACAATCTTATTCACCAGTTTGGACAAGCAGGTGAGTTGCTACAATTCTTCGATGGCTGAATTATTTGTGAACAGACATATGCTTTTCTGCCTAGCAACACCACAAATCTAGGACTTTTAAACGAGGTTATGAAGCTAGAAAACAAACTGTCTGATTTGTGCTCATATAAATCTGCTTATGTCTCAATAGGCAAACGAGTAGTGTTTATGGGCGATGACACTTGGGAGAGTCTTTTTCCTAAGAGATTCTACCGCTCTCTGCCCTTCCCTTCATTTAATGTCAAGGATCTGCACACTGTGGATAATGGAATCCTGCAGCACCTCTACAACACTAGTATGTATTTACTTAATATGCATCGATTGTGCCATTAAAGCTTACATTTAACATATATTCTGTGTTGCTAGTTATAACTGTGCAAAATTGCATGCttttgcaaacatttgtttaaaGAGGATAATTTGGCCGTGCTTCTGATGTACTCGTGTTTCATCTCTGTCCATATGTCGCTTGCTATTGATTTTAACAGTGGTGGGTGATGACTGGGACGTCCTAGTCGCTCATTTCCTTGGGGTGGATCACTGCGGTCACAGGTTTGGCCCGGACCACCCAGCCATGGCTGAGAAACTCACCCAGATGGATGGAGTCATCAGGTCAGGCAGTAGTACAGCTGCTACATGCTTGTTTCACAGCTTTatccagctgcagctgcatcaTCAGTTGCTGCCACTGTACACCTGTAGTGGTGTATGGTGTCCATATGTCACGACACCTACTGGCACTGTTATTGTAATATATTGACCCAGACAGTCATGGCAGTCGTGGAAAGCATGGAAATGAGATTTCTACTAGTACAAATTGCCTGAAGATAATCAAATCCATTGGTGGCATTTTTGGCCAGAACAagcttttgatcatttttaaaaaatggctgGCATGACCTGTGAAAATGGTTTTCTCTCCAGGTCTGTGATTGAGCGTCTGCAGAACGACACCCTCTTGGTGGTGATGGGAGATCATGGAATGACAGATACTGGAGATCATGGTGGAGAAAGTCAGAAAGAGACTGATGCTGCCATCTTCCTCTACAGTCCTTCCCCCATCTTTTCTGGACCCCCATCACAGGTGGGTAGAATAGTACGCACTTTCAGACATTTTAAACATGAGGCAATCACAGCATGTTAGTAGGCTGAATTCCtatttaaaacataattataaaacacagactttgtatgaaatataaaaaaataacagcgcAAGACATACGATCATGATCAAAACAAATCATGAATCATGAtcataagaaaagaaaagaaaaatgtaaaaaagtgcAGTTGGCTTGGTCAGCAGTCCAACTACACCTCATCTTTCCAAACCACCGCCCTGGGGCCACCTCCCAGTTGGACACATCACCAAGGAGGTgatcaggaggcatcctagtcaggtGCCTGAACCATCTTGCCTGGCTCCTTTTCATGAGGTTGGGAACTTGGATAAACTGACAGCTTTGCCTTCATGCcttgcagctgctgctctcagcTCTGAACACTGCACCAGTTTGCAGCATCTGCTCCACTCTcacctcactcatgaacaagaccctgagaaaCTCCTCCACTTAGGGCAGCAACTCATTCAGATGAGCTCTGTTTCAGACCAAGAAGTTATGAGAGGACACTCATCATATAATGTTCCACTCGTGGACAGTCACATGTTTAGTGgtagaaataaacatttcaatTCTGTTGCTTTTCTGAACATCATTGGTTCAGCCCAAAAATGAGTTAAAAAGGAAGAACAAAGTAAAGAAAACATGTAACTAACACAACTGTTTTCatctatttgtgtgtttgtctttattcTGTCAGCAAAGGCACATTTACATCATGTAAATCTCTCAGGATCACTGCTGTAACTAAAAACATGAAGCATTAAACCACTGATGCATGCAGATTTCTGCTCATGCTTGGCTGTGCAGTTCCCAGAATCCGTTAAATTGATGCTGGCAGGTGGTCTCCGCCTTTTTTCACAGATAATGGTGGATCTTGCACTATAAAAGAGAACTGAACTACTGATTTCCATAATTGCGGCATAACTGTAGAGCTTTATCGTATGCTGTGGAAAGTCATTAGTTGCAAGAGATAAATTACACTGCTATTAAAAAAGGCAGAACttagacactttttttttccaggcattTTTGCCAGTGCCAGAAAATATTTCCATCTCAGATCCAGCATAACCCTGATTTAAGAAAGGCTACAAGATAAAATACATCTATTGAATTTAACTGACAACTTAGCTGTGGAGCAGCCTCAGGTTATCTTGCTATGTGCTAAAAATATCACACATGATTATGAGGGTCAAAGCAGAAATTTAGATTGCAGTAATATGGAGTATTAATGTAatgtggcacttttttttttccctcccctaTTTTTGCAGAATGAACCAGATGtggtgccacagactgatctgGTGCCCACCCTGGCTCTGCTGCTGGGAGTTCCTATTCCATATAGTAATGTGGGGCAGGTTATCCTGCCTCTGTTTTCACCACATGGGCAGACAGAAGGTGCAGTTGGAAGCCTCAGCCAGCTGGAGGCACTGTGGATCAACACAAAACAGGTATGCTGCCCAGTGAAGAACTCTCTGGAACACTATGTTTCTACACAGAAAAGGTTTTTATTATACATCCTCGAGCCTTTTCAggagttgttgtttttatggtttgtgcgtgtgtttcaTTTTATCTCTGTTTCTGAAGGTCAACCGTTTCCTGGAGACTTACTCTGGCATGGCCAAAGACATCCCACCAGAGAGCCTCTCTCAGCTGAAGAATGAATTTGCCCTTCTCTCTTCTATATATCTCAACGCTGTTAGAGAGGGTCGCTCACCCTCCCCGGAGCTGGCCTCTTCTCTGCAGGCTTACCTCACCTCTGTCAGAGACACCTGCCGAGCCACCTGGGCCCGATTTAACCCACTGAAAATGGCAGCAGGTTTAGCCATCCTGGCGTTTGCTTGCCTGATGTGTTTCATCCTGTCCGAACTGTCCCTAGTGCTGATCGGGGAGAATGGTGTACGACTGAAGGCCCTAGTTGTTATGTCACTAACAGTAGGGGTTAGTGTGGCTGCTGCTCAGCTGCTCGCACAGGGCTACATTGAGGGGATGTGGTGCCttgcagctgctgccttcagctCTGAACTTCTTTTCCTCTGGCGTTCATGTCGACTGAGTACCCCTACAGTGTCAAAAAACGGAACTAAAGCTCCAAAGCGTGTTAGCTGGCTGATCCCGTGTCACGTCCTCGTCCCTTCTCTTTTGTTTCCACTCCTTCGCTGTGCCTCTCTGCTCTCGGACAGCTATGTAATTGCAGAAGGCCGGGTTGTGACATTTTTGGTGTTATCCCTGGCCCTATGTATTCCCATCCAACTCAACTGGGATGGCCTACTTTTCCCCCCAAGCCATGACCCGCTGAAGCCCGCCGGGTTGCTGCCTTCCCCAGCTTTGTCTTCATCGGCTGTGAGGAAGGAAAGCTGCACGCTTCTAGCCTGCTTAGGACTCCTTGTTGGCAGCCTCTACCTCTCCCTCTCATTCCACGGCTGTCGAGAAGAGCAGGGCTCCTGCCAGCCATCtgcttttctttcccctctttcCCGGTTGCAGGACAACCAGCTGAAGAACCTCCATTATGTCCTCTCTGTCATTTCTCTC carries:
- the pigo gene encoding GPI ethanolamine phosphate transferase 3, translating into MKGLPVLSLLLWMCAVFFVGIYLFVGGFLLVRLEVNRTSTCGDVLEPGEEPVDFCRAQPRFRRVVLLIIDALKIDFARYDPHNAAPRPYENKLPVLEEAVSSRPLQSRLYPFRADPPTTTMQRIKGFTTGSLPTFVDVGNNFASSAILEDNLIHQFGQAGKRVVFMGDDTWESLFPKRFYRSLPFPSFNVKDLHTVDNGILQHLYNTMVGDDWDVLVAHFLGVDHCGHRFGPDHPAMAEKLTQMDGVIRSVIERLQNDTLLVVMGDHGMTDTGDHGGESQKETDAAIFLYSPSPIFSGPPSQNEPDVVPQTDLVPTLALLLGVPIPYSNVGQVILPLFSPHGQTEGAVGSLSQLEALWINTKQVNRFLETYSGMAKDIPPESLSQLKNEFALLSSIYLNAVREGRSPSPELASSLQAYLTSVRDTCRATWARFNPLKMAAGLAILAFACLMCFILSELSLVLIGENGVRLKALVVMSLTVGVSVAAAQLLAQGYIEGMWCLAAAAFSSELLFLWRSCRLSTPTVSKNGTKAPKRVSWLIPCHVLVPSLLFPLLRCASLLSDSYVIAEGRVVTFLVLSLALCIPIQLNWDGLLFPPSHDPLKPAGLLPSPALSSSAVRKESCTLLACLGLLVGSLYLSLSFHGCREEQGSCQPSAFLSPLSRLQDNQLKNLHYVLSVISLGLWTYLLRCFLCHYGNLNSSGGTVFTARWILPLLSVCLGLHWAVSATPEDSFRNLAELIRLAQLALPRGAFCLLGLGLSLIWLDPLTVFVKTRTPASAKSLHLPPPRYRASIGISPQAELHHLIPQIYQRMRRSLDDGELSGASEVDSRPAVEAYGLGTVYSAPVLLFSGLLGIGLLLLHPEGMALSFLLLLLEMGALLHIHASSAVLSGLHGKYSSGFNVPWTPVVLWALAATQFFHATGHLPTFPSIQWGAAFVGFPEGHTGTVLPASLVTLNTFSSHILFAVSCPLLLFWPLVCEVRGSRGQACGDEGEDAVMEMRLRENPQLFSSALLQLSTRYLLIHGAQVFASVCAAAILRRHLMVWKVFAPKLMFEASGFLVSSVFLLIGVTLVLRVDVAVGRWFKRLIPDASR